A genomic stretch from Desulfurococcaceae archaeon MEX13E-LK6-19 includes:
- a CDS encoding proteasome assembly chaperone family protein gives MVSHPIRKHVLNDIEIYEYVEPRLKHPAYLVLGLPDAGLVGALATKYLTTKIETKMFAEIDSSKYFQPVSVIHNASPMSPFRIYINNDGNVLALVAEAPLPVPSVYPVAKTIVEYASLLGVDYIISLSGIAAPNRLEIEKPKAYWIATTDDAAELMKKTGLETLNEGFVVGPYAVILKEAKRKGLRNIAIFVESFLDFPDPEASAEALKALSSITGVTIDVSKLLEEAELIKLQARELMKQTKKAMMQMQKNYEMQMPLMYT, from the coding sequence ATGGTGAGTCATCCTATAAGAAAGCATGTACTAAATGATATAGAGATCTATGAATATGTTGAGCCAAGGCTGAAGCATCCAGCTTATCTTGTTCTTGGATTACCTGACGCAGGACTTGTTGGTGCTCTTGCTACAAAGTACCTGACTACTAAAATCGAGACAAAAATGTTTGCCGAAATAGATTCGTCAAAATACTTCCAGCCAGTATCGGTTATACATAACGCGTCTCCTATGAGCCCCTTCCGTATATACATTAACAACGATGGTAATGTCTTAGCCTTGGTTGCTGAAGCTCCATTACCTGTACCCTCGGTTTATCCTGTAGCGAAGACAATTGTCGAATATGCGAGTCTCCTAGGTGTTGACTATATTATATCATTGTCGGGAATAGCTGCACCAAATAGACTGGAAATAGAGAAACCGAAAGCATATTGGATTGCAACAACGGATGATGCGGCGGAACTTATGAAGAAAACCGGGCTTGAAACACTGAATGAAGGTTTTGTCGTAGGTCCTTATGCGGTTATCTTAAAAGAAGCTAAAAGGAAAGGCTTGAGGAACATAGCAATATTTGTTGAGTCATTTCTTGATTTCCCTGATCCCGAGGCCTCAGCTGAGGCTCTCAAAGCATTATCGTCTATAACAGGGGTTACTATTGATGTAAGTAAGCTTCTTGAAGAAGCTGAGTTAATAAAACTACAGGCAAGAG